The stretch of DNA CGCCGGGTCCTCGGTGATGGCGCCGACCGGGAACAGGTTGCGGGCCTCGAAGGTCGTCGGGTCCCGCTCGATCAGCACCGTCACCGTGCCCGCCCACCCCTGCTCGTCCATCAAGGCCCGCACCGCGGCGGGGTCGAAGCCGAACCCGTCGAAGGTCGAGGGGTCACGCAGGACGACCACCGGATGCCGGTTGCCCGCGAACGCCTCCGCCGGCGGGTGACGGTCGTCCAGGTCGCTGCGATCGAGGTGCAGCAGCGTCAGCAGCCGGTCCAGGACCTCGCGCTCCAGCGTCGTGACAGCGGGCTCGACGCTGGTGAAGGTGGCCCGGATGCCGTCGGCGGTCGTCGCGGTCGCGATCACGACGAGGCCCGGCGCCGTGGCGAAGCGGAACGTCCCGACGCCCTGCCGTTCGGCGAGCGCCACCGCGGTCGCGACCGTGGCGTGACCGCAGAACGGGACCTCGGCCTGCGGGGAGAAGTACCGCAGCGTCAGGGCTCTCGGGTCGGCGGGATCACGAGCGACCACGAACGCGGTCTCGGCGTGCCCCACCTCGGCGGCGACGCGCTGCATCGTCGCGTCGTCCAGGTCGGTGGCGTCCAGCACGATGCCGGCCGGATTGCCGCCACCCGGCCCGTCGGCGAAAGCGGCGTACTCGAGAACGTCCATCCGACGATGGTGGCGCGCCCGACCCACCGGATCAACGGCCACCCGGGAACGGGTGGCCCCGGTCGGTGGTCACGGCGACGGCGTCCGAGGGTCCGGGGTACGGTCCGGCGCACAGGTGTCGCGCACCCTCGGGAGGACACGGATGAGACCTCTGCGCTACGCGATCAACGTCACCCTCGACGGCTGCTGCCATCACGAGGCCGGGATTCCTCCCGACGACGAGTCGATGCGCTTCTGGACCGCCGAGCTGGGACGGGCCGATGCGCTGCTCTTCGGCCGGGTGACCTACGAGATGATGCGGTCCGCCTGGCGTCGACCGGACAGCGGTTCGTGGCCCGACCGGATGGGGGCGGACGCGATCCCGTTCGCCGAGACCATCGACACCGCGCCCAAGTACGTCGTGTCGGGCACGCTCGACGCGGTCGACTGGAACGCCGACCTGGTGCGCGGGGACGTGGTGGACGCCGTCCGACGACTCAAGGAGGAGCCGGGCGGGGGCCTGTTCGTGGGTGGCGTGACGCTGCCCATGGCGCTGGCGGACGCAGGCCTGATCGACGAGTACACGTTCGTCGTGCAGCCGGTCGTGGCCGGGCACGGGCCGACGTTGCTCGCCGGGCTGCACGGACGCCTCCCGCTCGGGCCCGTGGGTCGCCAGGAGTTCCGGTCCGGCGTGACCGTCCTGCGCTACCGGCCGCGGACCTGACCGTCCGCCGCCGCCCCGGGGCCGGACCAGACCCCCGGGGTGCACCGCGACACCCCGCAGGTCAGCGCAGCGTGAACTGACGACCCAGGATGCCGTCGCGGGCCCGGCGCTCGGCGTCGGTGAGCGGCGCATCGGAGGCCAGCGCCCGCTGGAGGCGCTCCTCGAAGGCGAGCGCGGGCTCGTTCCACTCGGTCGGGTGCGCGTCGCGGTCGAGGTCCCACACCGGGACCAGCCGGCCGTGGGCGCGGAACGACCCGACGTAGCGGGAGCCGTCACCGAGGTCGAGTTCGTCGGCCGCCGCCAGTCGGGCGAGGGCGGCCATCACGGTCGCCTCCTCCTCGGGGCGGACCCAGCGCAGGTGCGCCTTCTCGCCGGCGTCGACCCAGTAGGCACCCGGCAGCTCGGCGACCTTCGCGGTCGGCATGATCGCCGAGTTGGCCCGCTCGAGGGTGAGGGCCACCTCGCTGCCCGGCTCGGCCTCGACGTCGAGCCACCAGCCGAACGTCTCGTGGACGGTGACGTCCAGCGGGCCGTCGAAAAGGAGGTCCTGCAGACGGTTGCCGGCGGTCGCCCGGCCGACGACCGACAGCACCTGGGAGGGGCCGGCGTCCAGCGCCCACTCCAGCGCGGCGGCGACGTCCCGGGACAGGTCACCGGAGTGCGTCTGGACCTGCAGACCCAGCAGGATGGAACCGTCGGCGCGGGTCAGCGCGGCCGCCGCGGCCGGCAGCACGCTGCCGAGGGTGATCGACGGGACGTCCTCGCGGTCGATGGTCAACGGCGCGGTGGCCGACGGTACGAACTCACGCAGCGCGATCAGCTCGGTCTCGGCCGCCAGACCGGCGAAGGGACGGGCGACGATGAGGTTCTCGGCGTCCCCCGAGCCGTGGCAGGCCTTGTAGCGGCGGCCCGAGCCGCAGGGGCACGGCTGACGCGGATTGATGCCGTCGGCGGCGGGGGCGCCGTCCTGGGCGATCTGGGCCGAACGGGAACGTCGCGATGTCTTCTGAGCCACCCCGTCACGGTAGTGCACCGGTGCCGCCCGTCCGGCGCGTTCGGCCCTCCCGCGGCGGCCGGTCGGCGCCTACCGTGAACCCGTGGACCGGCGGTGGAGCGGCGTGGCGGCGCTGCTGCTGGCCGTGTTCGCCGCGGTGCTGGTGCCGCAGGCGTTGCGGCCGGGGATGGACGGCCGGGCGGTCGCCGCCCCACTGCCGGCGCCCCCGGCGGTCGGGACCTGCATGGTCCTGGGACCCCGCATCGCCACGCCGGTCGACTGCGCACGACCGCACGACGGCGAGGTGTTCACCACCTGGGACGCCGACGATCCGCGGCGTCCCGTGAACCGGCATTCACTGGCCTGCACCGACGAGCTGGCCGCCTCCCGCGGCGACCCACCGCAGCTGCACGGCTGGCAGCTCACCGTCTTCAACGTCTCGACCCGGTTGATCCGGGCGCCCCGCGACCAGCGGCTGGGCGACGGGGCCTGGGCGGCGTGTGTCCTGCGGCCCGCCGACCGGTCGCGCTACGAGGGCACCGCCGTCGGACTGCCGGCCGACGCGGTGGAACGGCCCGGCGCGTTCGGGGACTGCGCGTCCGGGTCGCTGTACTTCCGGCTGCCGTGCACCGACCGGCACACGGTGGAGCGGCTGGGGACGGCGTCCGGGACGCTGCCCCGGGCGTCGGCCGCGTCGCTCGGCGACAACGGACTGCCGGCGGACCTGGACGCGGCGCTGACGGCGAGCTGCCACGACCTGGCCGGCGACCTGACGCGCAGCGGCGACCCCACCCGCGGCGGCCGGCTGACGCCCGCGGTGGTCCGCTCGAGCATGGTGCCGGCGATCTCACCGTCACCCGACCTCGTCGCGTGGTCGGTCGACTGCGTCGTCGACAGCGGCGAACTGGAGCTGACCGACTCGGTCGTCGGGCTCGGGGACCGCGCGCTGCCCACCGGATGAGGGCGGCCGGTCAGGGGGCGGCGGCGGGCTTGCGCCGGGCGTCGAGATCCCGCTCGGGGCCGGTCAGCGGACCGGCACCGACCCGGGCGGCCGCGGGCGGCAGGATCCAACCGGTCGGGTAGTGGACCCGGACGGGATCGACGAGACGCGCCCAGGACGCGGCGACCGCGGCGGTCAGCCCGGCCGTGACTGCGGCCACCAGGTCGACCACGACGTGCAGTTCGACCAGGTTCGCGCGGGCTTGGAGGCTGCCCGGGTCCAGCGCCCGGATCACGGTGGCCAGCGCCAGCAACCCACCGAGCACCCACGCCGCCCACCACCAGCTGACCAGCCGGGACGGGGAGCGGTGCACCGGGCGGGGCGGCTGCGCCGGGGTGACCGGAGCGGCTGCGCCCTGCGGGGTGACGGCGGGCTGCGGCAGGTCGACCGTCGGCAGCTGCGCGGAACGCCACCGCATCCGGTCCGGCCGGACGGGCTCGGGTGCCGGCGGCGGGGCGGTCCGGAGCACGGCGTCCACCTCGGCGACGACGACCCCGGCGCCGTACAGGTTCCAGCCGGGCAGGAGCAGCCAGAGCAGCCGCCGTGTCGCCGACCGGGTCGGACGCACCCGCGCACGGTGGGCGGCCCAGGCCGCGGCCCTGCCCGACGCCGGGACGAACGCCACCGCCGTGGCCAGGCCCAGCAGCGGGGCCGCCCAGCCGGCCGCGACGACCAGCGCGTCGCTCCACCGCACCAGATCGACCGGGAGCACCTCCGTGCGCCCGCGGACCAGCAGGACGTACCGGAAGGTCTCCGCGGCCGCGGCGATCACGCACATCACCGCGGTGGCCCGGGCCAGCAGGACGACCGAGCGCAGCTCGCGGCCCGGCGCCGGCGGCGTCGGCGTGGTGGCCGTGCCGTCCGGGATCCACACCGACGGGGTGAAACCCCACCGCGGGGTCACCGGATACCGGGGTGGACCGGCGTACGGGACGGTCCGCGTCGGTGGGGTCGGCCCGGGGGCGCCGGGCGGCCGGTGCGCGAACCACCGCCACCGGGTCACCGGCGGCGGGCCGGTGACCGCACCGCAGTGCCCGCAGCGCCCGGCGGCAGGTGGCAGCGACGAGCCGCACCGCCGACAGCGGAAGGCGTCCACCGGGCGGTCAGATGACCTGGGGCGGATCGGCGGTCTCGGAGACCAGCGGCTTGCCGAGCCGCTCCCACATCGACATGCCGCCCTCGACGTTGACCGCGTCCCAGCCGTTGCCGTTGAGGTAGCTCGTGACCCGCGCCGAACGGCCGCCGCTGCGGCAGATGACGTAGACGGGGTCGCCGTCGGGCACCTCGTCGAGCCGCTCGGCCAGGGTGGTCATGGGGATGTGCACGGCGTCCGGTGCGTGTCCGGCGGCCCATTCGTCGTCCTCGCGGACGTCGAGCAACACGGCGTCCTCCGGCAGGCGGCTGACGGGGATCTCGGGGAATTCGGGCGCGGTCACGAGGGCCATCCTGCCACCGGAGCCCGGGCGGGGTCGGCGGGTGCACCCGGTACCGCCGCGGCGGCTGCGTCGAGCCCGCGGTCAGGCGGCCCAGTGCGCGGGGCGGCGCAGCACCGCGGGGATGGTGGTCCGGGCGTCACCGCGGGCCGACTCGAGCTGCGGCTGGGTGAGGAACAGTGCGGTCGCCAGCCGAGCGCCGCGGAGGTCGGCACCGCGCAGGTCGGCGCCGAGCAGATCGGCTCGTGAGAGGTCGGCGCCGCTGAGGTCGGCCCCGATCAGATAGGCGCCCCGCAGCGAGGCCGCGACGAGGTCGGCGCCGGTCAGACGTGTGCCCACCAGATCGGCGCCGCGACGCTGCTTGGACCGCGGGACCGGCCCTCGCACGTGGTCGCTCACCCGGCCCAGGACGGCACCGACCCGGGCGGTCAGGCCGGGCAGGTCGACCTCCCCCAACGCCGCCGGGTCGAGGCCGGCCAGCGCGGCGGTCTCGTCGACCAGCGCGTCGACCTCGCGCCGCCGGGCACCGTCCACCAGGGTCTGCGCCTCGGCCAGGTACCAGCGGGACTCGTGCAGCTCGCGCATGACGCCGAACGCCGCGAACACCGCCGGTCCGAGCGGAACACTGCCGCCGAACGTGACCTGGACGACCTGCTGGCCGGCGCCGAAGCAGTCGAACACCACGCAGCCCGGGAAACCGCTGTCCCGCAGCCGGGTGTGGATGGAGCAGCGGGCGTCGGCCCGCAGGTTCGGGCAGGCGCGGCCCGCCGGCTTGTCGAGGGCGAAGTCGGCGGAGCGCTGGAAGGCGGGAGCGATGCAGCACAGTCCGGCGCAGCGGCGGCAGTCGGCCCGCAGGGCTGCCCGGCCGTCCGGTGGTGCGGTGCTGGTCACCGATCCATCGTGCCGCAACGCCGGCCGGCCGACGTGGTCGGTGCGACCCGCGTGGTGGGGCTCGCTCGGCTGCACCCGGCGGCTGCGCGGGGCACCCGCGGGTGACCTGCCGCCCCCGGCGACCGCCACGGCACCCCGGCGGTCGATGATCGACGGATGAAGCACCGGTGGCTCCGCGCGGCAGCGGCGATGGTGATCGTGGCCGGCTGCACCGCCCCGCCGCCGCCGGCCCCGCCGGCGACCACGGTGGCCGTTCCACCGCCGGCCCCGCCGCCGACCACGGTGGCCGTCCCGCCACCCGACTCCGCGGGCGTCCCCGCTCCTGCACCCGTCGTCTGCCCACCGGCCACCGTCACGGTGGGGACCGCCGACGAGCTGACCGCGGCGCTGGCCGGCGCCGGACCCGGCACCGTCATCGCGCTGCGCGACGGCACCTACGCCGGCAACTTCGCCGCCACCGCGGAAGGCACCCGGGACGCGCCCGTGCACCTGTGCGGCGGTCGCGGTGCGGTGCTGGACGCGGGTGGGATCAAGGAGGGTTACGTCCTGCACCTCGACGGCGCGGCGTGGTGGCGGGTGGTCGGGTTCACCGTCCGCAACGGCCAGAAGGGCGTGATGGCCGACGGTGTCACGCACACGACCATCCAGGGCCTGCACGTGACGACCACCGGCGACGAGGCGATCCACCTGCGGCGTCACAGTTCCGACAATGTGGTGGCCGACAACGACATCGACACCACCGGGCTGCGCCGGGACAAGTTCGGCGAGGGCGTCTACGTCGGCAGCGCCGACAGCAACTGGTGCACCGTCACCGACTGCGCGCCGGATCGCAGTGACCGCAATCGGGTGCTCGACAACCGCATCCGCGCCACGGGTTCGGAGTCGATCGACATCAAGGAGGGCACCACCGGCGGGGTGATCCGCGGCAACACCTTCGACGGCACCGGGATGACCGGCGCCGATTCCTGGGTCGACGTCAAGGGCAGCGGCTGGCTGATCGAGCGCAACCGCGGGACGCACAGTCCGCTCGACGGCTTCCAGACGCACCGGATCGGCAAGGGCGGCTGGGGCGACGCCAACGTGTTCCGCGGCAACAGCGCCGACGTCCGCGCCGACGGCTTCGGCTACGCGGTCCGGCCGGCGCTGGGCAACGTCGTCGGATGCGACAACACCGCTGCCGACGCCGGTTCCGGGTTGAGCAACGTCGGCTGCACACCGTGACGGCCGGGCTCCCCGCCGCGCGGACCACCCGCTCCGGGCTGCTCGACGTCGGCTCGGGTCAGTCGATGTACTGGGAGGAGACGGGTTCGGGCCTCCCCGCTCTGTACCTGCACGGCGGTCCCGGCGCGGGCCTGGGCCGCGGCGGATACGTGGAGCGGTTCGACCGCACCCGCTACCGCGTGATCGGAGTCGACCAACGGGGCTGCGGCCGGTCGCTTCCGCCGGCGGGCGACCCGGCCCACGACCTCGACGGCAACACCACCCCCCGGCTGATCGCCGACCTCGAGCTGCTCCGGATCCACCTCGGCGTCGAGGCCTGGGTACTCAACGGAGTGTCGTGGGGCGCGACGCTGGCGCTGGCCTACGCGCAGGCGCACCCGGAGCGGGTGCTCGGGATCGTCCTGATGGCCGTCACCACCACCCGGCGGGCCGAGGTCGACTGGATCACCGAGACCGTCGGCGCGCTGTACCCGGAGGACTGGGACCGGTTCGCGGCCTTCGCCGAGAACGCCGGGGTCGGGTACCGCCGCGGCGAGGGGCGGATCGTCGAGGCGTACGCGCAGCTGCTGCGGTCACCGGATCCGGCGGCCCACGATGCCGCGGCCAGGGCCTGGATGGCGTGGGAGCACGCCCACATCGGGATCGGCAGCGGCCGCAGCGACGGTCCCTTCGACCCGGTCCGGGACCCGGTGATGGCCACGCTGATCACGCACTACTGGTCGCACGACGCCTTTCTCGACCCGCCGGTGCTGGGCCGGATGGACCCGCTGTCCGGCATCCCGGGCGTGCTGATCCACGGCCGGCTTGACGTCAGCGGTCCGGTGATCACCGCCTGGCGGGTTCACCGCAGCTGGCCGGGCAGCGAGCTGATCGTCGAGGAGACCGAAGGACACGGCGGCC from Nakamurella deserti encodes:
- a CDS encoding dihydrofolate reductase family protein, which produces MRPLRYAINVTLDGCCHHEAGIPPDDESMRFWTAELGRADALLFGRVTYEMMRSAWRRPDSGSWPDRMGADAIPFAETIDTAPKYVVSGTLDAVDWNADLVRGDVVDAVRRLKEEPGGGLFVGGVTLPMALADAGLIDEYTFVVQPVVAGHGPTLLAGLHGRLPLGPVGRQEFRSGVTVLRYRPRT
- a CDS encoding DUF4328 domain-containing protein, whose protein sequence is MTPRWGFTPSVWIPDGTATTPTPPAPGRELRSVVLLARATAVMCVIAAAAETFRYVLLVRGRTEVLPVDLVRWSDALVVAAGWAAPLLGLATAVAFVPASGRAAAWAAHRARVRPTRSATRRLLWLLLPGWNLYGAGVVVAEVDAVLRTAPPPAPEPVRPDRMRWRSAQLPTVDLPQPAVTPQGAAAPVTPAQPPRPVHRSPSRLVSWWWAAWVLGGLLALATVIRALDPGSLQARANLVELHVVVDLVAAVTAGLTAAVAASWARLVDPVRVHYPTGWILPPAAARVGAGPLTGPERDLDARRKPAAAP
- a CDS encoding rhodanese-like domain-containing protein codes for the protein MALVTAPEFPEIPVSRLPEDAVLLDVREDDEWAAGHAPDAVHIPMTTLAERLDEVPDGDPVYVICRSGGRSARVTSYLNGNGWDAVNVEGGMSMWERLGKPLVSETADPPQVI
- a CDS encoding DUF5926 family protein; amino-acid sequence: MAQKTSRRSRSAQIAQDGAPAADGINPRQPCPCGSGRRYKACHGSGDAENLIVARPFAGLAAETELIALREFVPSATAPLTIDREDVPSITLGSVLPAAAAALTRADGSILLGLQVQTHSGDLSRDVAAALEWALDAGPSQVLSVVGRATAGNRLQDLLFDGPLDVTVHETFGWWLDVEAEPGSEVALTLERANSAIMPTAKVAELPGAYWVDAGEKAHLRWVRPEEEATVMAALARLAAADELDLGDGSRYVGSFRAHGRLVPVWDLDRDAHPTEWNEPALAFEERLQRALASDAPLTDAERRARDGILGRQFTLR
- a CDS encoding right-handed parallel beta-helix repeat-containing protein yields the protein MKHRWLRAAAAMVIVAGCTAPPPPAPPATTVAVPPPAPPPTTVAVPPPDSAGVPAPAPVVCPPATVTVGTADELTAALAGAGPGTVIALRDGTYAGNFAATAEGTRDAPVHLCGGRGAVLDAGGIKEGYVLHLDGAAWWRVVGFTVRNGQKGVMADGVTHTTIQGLHVTTTGDEAIHLRRHSSDNVVADNDIDTTGLRRDKFGEGVYVGSADSNWCTVTDCAPDRSDRNRVLDNRIRATGSESIDIKEGTTGGVIRGNTFDGTGMTGADSWVDVKGSGWLIERNRGTHSPLDGFQTHRIGKGGWGDANVFRGNSADVRADGFGYAVRPALGNVVGCDNTAADAGSGLSNVGCTP
- a CDS encoding pentapeptide repeat-containing protein — encoded protein: MTSTAPPDGRAALRADCRRCAGLCCIAPAFQRSADFALDKPAGRACPNLRADARCSIHTRLRDSGFPGCVVFDCFGAGQQVVQVTFGGSVPLGPAVFAAFGVMRELHESRWYLAEAQTLVDGARRREVDALVDETAALAGLDPAALGEVDLPGLTARVGAVLGRVSDHVRGPVPRSKQRRGADLVGTRLTGADLVAASLRGAYLIGADLSGADLSRADLLGADLRGADLRGARLATALFLTQPQLESARGDARTTIPAVLRRPAHWAA
- a CDS encoding PhzF family phenazine biosynthesis protein, which produces MDVLEYAAFADGPGGGNPAGIVLDATDLDDATMQRVAAEVGHAETAFVVARDPADPRALTLRYFSPQAEVPFCGHATVATAVALAERQGVGTFRFATAPGLVVIATATTADGIRATFTSVEPAVTTLEREVLDRLLTLLHLDRSDLDDRHPPAEAFAGNRHPVVVLRDPSTFDGFGFDPAAVRALMDEQGWAGTVTVLIERDPTTFEARNLFPVGAITEDPATGSAAASVGAYLRATGAVTPPATVTIHQGRHVGRPSRLTVDVGPAGGIRVSGGAVRMGVS
- a CDS encoding alpha/beta fold hydrolase, which produces MTAGLPAARTTRSGLLDVGSGQSMYWEETGSGLPALYLHGGPGAGLGRGGYVERFDRTRYRVIGVDQRGCGRSLPPAGDPAHDLDGNTTPRLIADLELLRIHLGVEAWVLNGVSWGATLALAYAQAHPERVLGIVLMAVTTTRRAEVDWITETVGALYPEDWDRFAAFAENAGVGYRRGEGRIVEAYAQLLRSPDPAAHDAAARAWMAWEHAHIGIGSGRSDGPFDPVRDPVMATLITHYWSHDAFLDPPVLGRMDPLSGIPGVLIHGRLDVSGPVITAWRVHRSWPGSELIVEETEGHGGPRMVQAWTEANARLADRLTRPEAPR